The Brachyhypopomus gauderio isolate BG-103 chromosome 2, BGAUD_0.2, whole genome shotgun sequence genome contains a region encoding:
- the hoxb1a gene encoding homeobox protein Hox-B1a isoform X1, producing MDSSRMNSFLEYTICNRGTNTYSPKSGYHHLDQAFSGPFQSGQASDSYNGDGRLYVGGSASPATAQHQHQSGGYAHHQHQTHHSGMGLSYGGTGNTGYGTQATANPDYVHQQYFMNHDQDGMYYQSAGFGAPNVGPNYGSLAGAYGGAQSAVPAAPYQHHGCEGQDHQRLFSQGTYADLSSCQEKETGSDQIPGKTFDWMKVKRNPPKTAKVAEFGLGPQNTIRTNFTTKQLTELEKEFHFSKYLTRARRVEIAATLELNETQVKIWFQNRRMKQKKREKEGLAPASSTTSKDSEENSDHSTSTSPGASPSPET from the exons ATGGACAGTTCCAGAATGAACTCTTTTTTGGAGTACACAATTTGTAACCGAGGGACGAACACGTACTCGCCAAAGTCTGGATACCATCATTTGGATCAGGCTTTCTCGGGGCCCTTCCAGTCCGGTCAAGCAAGTGACAGCTATAACGGTGATGGACGACTTTACGTAGGTGGGAGTGCATCGCCAGCGACGGCACAACATCAGCACCAGAGCGGAGGCTATGCGCATCACCAGCACCAAACCCATCACAGTGGCATGGGCCTTTCTTACGGTGGCACCGGAAACACAGGCTATGGAACGCAGGCTACTGCCAACCCGGACTATGTTCATCAACAATATTTTATGAACCATGATCAGGACGGAATGTATTATCAATCTGCTGGCTTCGGTGCGCCAAATGTGGGGCCTAACTACGGTTCCTTGGCTGGTGCATACGGCGGAGCGCAAAGTGCAGTTCCCGCGGCGCCATATCAACATCACGGTTGCGAGGGCCAGGACCACCAGCGACTCTTCAGTCAGGGCACATACGCAGACCTATCATCGTGCCAGGAGAAGGAGACTGGTTCCGACCAGATCCCAGGGAAGACCTTCGACTGGATGAAAGTCAAAAGGAACCCTCCTAAAACCG CAAAAGTGGCCGAGTTCGGCCTGGGTCCACAAAACACAATCCGTACAAACTTCACCACTAAACAACTTACGGAGCTCGAAAAGGAGTTTCACTTCAGCAAATATCTTACACGAGCACGGCGAGTAGAAATTGCTGCTACGCTGGAACTGAACGAAACTCAAGTGAAGATTTGGTTCCAGAACCGCCGAATGAAACAGAAGAAGCGTGAAAAAGAGGGACTCGCCCCCGCGTCCTCCACCACGTCCAAAGACTCTGAGGAGAATTCGGATCATTCCACATCAACATCCCCAGGAGCGTCCCCAAGCCCCGAGACTTGA
- the hoxb1a gene encoding homeobox protein Hox-B1a isoform X2, producing MNSFLEYTICNRGTNTYSPKSGYHHLDQAFSGPFQSGQASDSYNGDGRLYVGGSASPATAQHQHQSGGYAHHQHQTHHSGMGLSYGGTGNTGYGTQATANPDYVHQQYFMNHDQDGMYYQSAGFGAPNVGPNYGSLAGAYGGAQSAVPAAPYQHHGCEGQDHQRLFSQGTYADLSSCQEKETGSDQIPGKTFDWMKVKRNPPKTAKVAEFGLGPQNTIRTNFTTKQLTELEKEFHFSKYLTRARRVEIAATLELNETQVKIWFQNRRMKQKKREKEGLAPASSTTSKDSEENSDHSTSTSPGASPSPET from the exons ATGAACTCTTTTTTGGAGTACACAATTTGTAACCGAGGGACGAACACGTACTCGCCAAAGTCTGGATACCATCATTTGGATCAGGCTTTCTCGGGGCCCTTCCAGTCCGGTCAAGCAAGTGACAGCTATAACGGTGATGGACGACTTTACGTAGGTGGGAGTGCATCGCCAGCGACGGCACAACATCAGCACCAGAGCGGAGGCTATGCGCATCACCAGCACCAAACCCATCACAGTGGCATGGGCCTTTCTTACGGTGGCACCGGAAACACAGGCTATGGAACGCAGGCTACTGCCAACCCGGACTATGTTCATCAACAATATTTTATGAACCATGATCAGGACGGAATGTATTATCAATCTGCTGGCTTCGGTGCGCCAAATGTGGGGCCTAACTACGGTTCCTTGGCTGGTGCATACGGCGGAGCGCAAAGTGCAGTTCCCGCGGCGCCATATCAACATCACGGTTGCGAGGGCCAGGACCACCAGCGACTCTTCAGTCAGGGCACATACGCAGACCTATCATCGTGCCAGGAGAAGGAGACTGGTTCCGACCAGATCCCAGGGAAGACCTTCGACTGGATGAAAGTCAAAAGGAACCCTCCTAAAACCG CAAAAGTGGCCGAGTTCGGCCTGGGTCCACAAAACACAATCCGTACAAACTTCACCACTAAACAACTTACGGAGCTCGAAAAGGAGTTTCACTTCAGCAAATATCTTACACGAGCACGGCGAGTAGAAATTGCTGCTACGCTGGAACTGAACGAAACTCAAGTGAAGATTTGGTTCCAGAACCGCCGAATGAAACAGAAGAAGCGTGAAAAAGAGGGACTCGCCCCCGCGTCCTCCACCACGTCCAAAGACTCTGAGGAGAATTCGGATCATTCCACATCAACATCCCCAGGAGCGTCCCCAAGCCCCGAGACTTGA